Proteins found in one Corynebacterium sanguinis genomic segment:
- a CDS encoding YlxR family protein yields MMQGAREKQRTTPIRTCIATRGARPRTELLRVVADPNGSGRILADPTATLPGRGAWITPTLDAFELAERRKAFARALRVSTPVDLGHVRTYLADRANDPHKDRKTEH; encoded by the coding sequence ATGATGCAAGGCGCACGCGAGAAGCAGCGCACGACGCCCATCCGCACCTGCATCGCAACGCGCGGGGCACGTCCCCGCACCGAACTGCTCCGCGTGGTGGCCGACCCGAACGGGTCCGGCCGGATCCTGGCGGATCCGACCGCGACGCTCCCCGGAAGGGGAGCGTGGATCACCCCAACACTGGATGCATTCGAGCTCGCGGAGAGGCGAAAGGCATTCGCCCGAGCCCTGCGCGTGTCCACACCCGTGGATTTAGGTCATGTAAGGACGTACCTCGCGGATCGCGCGAACGACCCACATAAGGATAGGAAGACCGAACACTGA
- a CDS encoding metallophosphoesterase family protein, which yields MATTTTTLWAVSDLHAAVKANGPHIDRIRPTHPSDWLIVAGDVAERLDLVVMVLEKLANRFDTVIWAPGNHELFSRSADRYRGREKYAALVHALRDIGVITPEDVYPTFGGVTIAPLFTLYDYSFRGPNLTVEQALAAAQEKSIVLTDEFAIAPFVDIRAWCWDRLAYTTRRLSRIDGPTILVNHWPLVQEPVARLHFPEIALWCGTRHTRSWAKRYNARAVVYGHLHMPGITRVDGVDHIEVSLGYPREWQGTPERSGDTTWPYPVMELRQ from the coding sequence ATGGCGACCACCACGACAACCCTGTGGGCGGTGTCCGACCTGCACGCCGCAGTGAAAGCGAACGGGCCGCACATTGATCGGATCCGGCCGACCCACCCGTCGGACTGGCTGATCGTGGCCGGCGACGTCGCCGAGCGCCTCGACCTGGTGGTGATGGTGCTGGAAAAGCTCGCCAACCGCTTCGACACGGTGATATGGGCCCCCGGCAACCACGAGCTGTTCTCCCGCTCGGCGGACCGCTACCGCGGTCGGGAGAAGTACGCGGCTTTAGTCCACGCCCTGCGGGACATCGGGGTGATCACCCCGGAAGACGTCTACCCAACGTTCGGCGGGGTCACCATCGCGCCGCTGTTTACGCTCTACGACTACTCCTTCCGCGGGCCCAATCTCACCGTGGAGCAAGCGCTGGCCGCCGCGCAGGAAAAGAGCATAGTGCTCACCGACGAGTTCGCGATCGCCCCCTTCGTCGACATCCGCGCCTGGTGCTGGGACCGGCTCGCCTACACCACGAGGCGCCTATCGCGTATCGACGGCCCCACCATCCTGGTCAACCACTGGCCCTTGGTGCAGGAACCGGTGGCGCGGCTGCACTTTCCCGAGATCGCGCTGTGGTGCGGCACCCGCCACACCCGCTCCTGGGCGAAGCGCTACAACGCTCGCGCGGTGGTCTACGGCCACCTCCACATGCCGGGCATCACGCGTGTCGACGGGGTAGACCACATCGAGGTCTCCCTCGGCTACCCCAGAGAGTGGCAGGGCACGCCCGAGCGCAGCGGGGACACCACCTGGCCCTACCCGGTGATGGAGCTGAGGCAGTGA
- a CDS encoding 4'-phosphopantetheinyl transferase family protein codes for MQDLELFPSAARYVYLRTDEADNLTNYLELHPEEQGLVSQAVDKRKGEFGDARWCAHQVLRELGVPPGEAILKGDSGMPLWPRGYTGSLTHTEGLRAAVAAPRTHVRSMGLDVEPAEPLPEGVIDQIARAPERHRFDLMKSDGQEWAGRLLFCAKEATYKCWFPMTRRWLGFEDAEIDIRSDGTFIAYILVRPTPVPFFEGRWAVRGNFVIASAFVEA; via the coding sequence ATGCAAGATCTCGAACTGTTCCCCTCGGCAGCACGCTACGTGTACCTGCGCACCGACGAGGCCGACAACCTGACCAACTACCTGGAGCTACACCCGGAGGAACAGGGGTTGGTCAGTCAGGCCGTCGACAAGCGAAAGGGCGAGTTTGGCGACGCCCGCTGGTGCGCGCACCAGGTGCTGCGGGAGCTGGGGGTCCCTCCCGGCGAGGCGATTTTGAAGGGTGACAGCGGGATGCCGCTGTGGCCGCGCGGGTACACGGGCTCGCTGACGCACACCGAGGGCCTGCGCGCGGCTGTGGCGGCGCCGCGCACGCACGTGCGGTCGATGGGCCTCGACGTCGAGCCCGCGGAGCCGCTGCCGGAGGGCGTCATTGACCAGATCGCGCGCGCGCCGGAGCGCCACCGCTTCGACCTGATGAAGTCGGACGGCCAAGAGTGGGCGGGCAGGCTGCTGTTCTGCGCGAAGGAGGCGACGTACAAGTGCTGGTTCCCGATGACGCGGCGCTGGCTCGGGTTCGAGGACGCCGAGATCGACATCCGCTCCGACGGAACGTTCATCGCTTATATCCTGGTCAGGCCCACCCCGGTGCCGTTTTTTGAGGGGCGCTGGGCGGTGCGCGGCAACTTCGTCATCGCCTCGGCCTTCGTGGAGGCCTAA
- the infB gene encoding translation initiation factor IF-2, which produces MSGKLRVHELAKQLGVTSKELLATLKDQGEFVKTASSTIEPPVVKKMKAFYGADADKGQKSGAPKPGGDKPAAPKPGAAGAAKPGAAKPGAPKPAAAKPAAAKPGAPKPAAAKPSAPTPAQPAKSAASAPRPGAPKPQSPAAPKPGSGEGGPTPGAMPRPMPKPGGRPRVANNPFSSNQGGPRPAPRPGGGRGAAGGPGGAAGRGRGGQGQERAGQGQGRPGPRPGGKRPSPADMAAHPSPTQMPTKSAAGGRGRGGQGGPGGGRGRGGQGGPGGPAGGGFRGRGGRRGGTAGAFGRPGGAPGRGRKSKRQKRSEYEEMHAPNVIGGVRLPDGGGKTVRLRQGASLADFAEKIGTEASNLVQALFNLGEMVTATQSVPQETLQLLGAEINYEVEVVSPEDEDRELLESFDLQFGEDEGDEEDLAQRPPVVSVMGHVDHGKTRLLDTIRKANVGSGEAGGITQGIGAYQTTVTLEDEPRTITFLDTPGHEAFTAMRARGAQSTDLAILVVAADDGVMPQTVEAINHAKAADLPIVVAVNKIDKPEAQPDKIRGQLTEYGLVPEEYGGDTMFVDISARNNTGIDELLEAVLLTADAALDLRANEDMDAQGLAIESYLDRGRGPVSTVIVQRGTLRVGDSIVVGGNFGRVRRMVDEWGNDVEEAGPSRPVQVQGLNGVPGPGDNLLVVEDDRIARQIAAQRDARKRSAMQARRRKRVSLENLDAALKETSQLNLILKGDNAGSVEALEEALLKIEIDDEVEVNIIDRGVGAVTQTNVVLAAASDAVIVAFNVRAEGKATEEAGNEGVEIRYYSVIYQAIDDVEAALKGMLKPVYEEREIGAAEIRQIFKASAVGLIAGCMVTEGKVRRNAKCRLVRDGNVITTDATIQSLRREKDDVTEVDKGYECGMVLSYPDIQVDDVVQVYEMVEVPRD; this is translated from the coding sequence GTGTCCGGAAAGCTACGTGTACACGAACTGGCGAAACAGCTCGGCGTAACAAGTAAAGAACTGCTCGCAACCCTGAAAGACCAGGGCGAGTTTGTGAAAACCGCATCGTCGACCATCGAACCGCCGGTGGTGAAGAAGATGAAGGCGTTCTACGGAGCGGACGCCGACAAGGGCCAGAAGTCGGGCGCGCCCAAGCCGGGCGGTGATAAGCCTGCTGCGCCGAAGCCTGGCGCCGCTGGCGCCGCGAAGCCCGGGGCTGCAAAGCCTGGGGCGCCCAAGCCTGCCGCCGCGAAGCCGGCTGCAGCTAAGCCCGGCGCACCGAAGCCGGCTGCCGCAAAGCCCAGCGCACCGACTCCTGCGCAGCCCGCCAAGTCGGCCGCGTCTGCCCCGAGGCCGGGCGCACCGAAGCCACAGTCGCCGGCAGCGCCCAAACCGGGCTCCGGCGAGGGTGGGCCGACCCCGGGCGCGATGCCTCGTCCGATGCCGAAGCCGGGCGGGCGCCCGCGCGTGGCCAACAACCCGTTCTCTTCGAACCAGGGTGGCCCGCGCCCGGCACCTCGCCCAGGCGGTGGCCGCGGTGCGGCCGGTGGCCCCGGTGGGGCAGCAGGTCGTGGCCGTGGTGGCCAGGGCCAAGAGCGCGCTGGCCAGGGTCAAGGCCGTCCCGGCCCGCGCCCGGGCGGCAAGCGCCCGTCGCCGGCCGATATGGCGGCACACCCGTCGCCGACCCAGATGCCGACGAAGTCCGCTGCCGGCGGCCGTGGTCGTGGTGGCCAGGGTGGACCTGGTGGCGGCCGTGGCCGCGGTGGCCAGGGTGGCCCCGGTGGTCCCGCAGGCGGCGGTTTCCGCGGTCGCGGCGGTCGCCGCGGCGGTACCGCTGGCGCGTTCGGCCGTCCCGGCGGCGCCCCTGGGCGTGGTCGCAAGTCGAAGCGTCAGAAGCGCAGCGAGTACGAGGAGATGCACGCACCGAACGTCATCGGTGGCGTTCGCCTGCCCGACGGCGGCGGCAAGACCGTCCGCCTGCGCCAGGGCGCGTCGCTGGCTGACTTCGCGGAGAAGATCGGCACCGAGGCATCAAACCTGGTTCAGGCCCTGTTCAACCTCGGTGAGATGGTGACGGCTACCCAGTCCGTGCCACAGGAAACCCTGCAGCTGCTCGGCGCCGAGATCAACTACGAGGTTGAGGTTGTTTCGCCGGAGGACGAGGACCGCGAGCTGCTCGAGTCCTTCGACCTGCAGTTCGGTGAGGACGAGGGCGACGAGGAAGACCTGGCGCAACGCCCGCCGGTGGTGTCCGTCATGGGCCACGTCGACCACGGTAAGACCCGCCTGCTGGACACGATCCGCAAGGCAAACGTCGGCTCCGGCGAGGCCGGCGGCATCACCCAGGGCATCGGTGCGTACCAGACCACCGTCACCCTGGAGGATGAGCCGCGCACCATCACGTTCCTGGATACCCCGGGCCACGAGGCGTTTACCGCAATGCGTGCCCGTGGTGCGCAGTCGACGGACCTGGCCATCCTCGTCGTCGCCGCCGACGACGGCGTGATGCCCCAGACCGTTGAGGCGATCAACCACGCCAAGGCAGCGGATCTGCCGATCGTGGTTGCTGTGAACAAGATTGATAAGCCCGAGGCGCAGCCGGACAAGATCCGCGGCCAGCTCACCGAGTACGGCCTCGTGCCGGAGGAGTACGGCGGCGACACGATGTTCGTTGACATCTCGGCGCGCAACAACACCGGTATCGACGAGCTGCTCGAGGCCGTCCTTTTGACCGCGGACGCGGCGCTGGATCTGCGCGCGAATGAGGACATGGACGCCCAGGGTCTGGCCATCGAGTCCTACCTGGACCGCGGCCGCGGCCCGGTGTCCACGGTGATCGTGCAGCGCGGTACCCTGCGCGTCGGCGATTCCATCGTCGTCGGTGGCAACTTCGGCCGCGTGCGGCGCATGGTCGACGAGTGGGGCAACGACGTCGAGGAGGCGGGCCCGTCCCGCCCCGTCCAGGTCCAGGGCCTCAACGGCGTTCCCGGCCCGGGCGACAACCTGCTCGTGGTCGAGGACGACCGCATCGCTCGCCAGATCGCCGCGCAGCGTGACGCCCGCAAGCGTTCCGCGATGCAGGCGCGCCGCAGGAAGCGCGTCTCCCTGGAGAACCTGGATGCGGCTCTCAAGGAGACCAGCCAGCTCAACCTCATCCTTAAGGGCGACAACGCTGGTTCGGTGGAAGCCCTGGAGGAGGCGCTGCTCAAGATCGAGATCGACGACGAGGTCGAGGTCAACATCATCGACCGCGGCGTCGGTGCGGTCACCCAGACCAACGTGGTCCTGGCTGCCGCTTCCGACGCGGTGATCGTCGCCTTCAACGTTCGCGCTGAGGGTAAGGCGACCGAGGAAGCCGGCAACGAGGGCGTGGAGATCCGCTACTACTCGGTGATCTACCAGGCCATCGACGATGTCGAGGCCGCTCTCAAGGGCATGCTCAAGCCTGTCTACGAGGAGCGCGAGATCGGCGCGGCGGAGATCCGCCAGATCTTCAAGGCCTCCGCAGTCGGCCTCATCGCTGGTTGCATGGTCACCGAGGGCAAGGTGCGTCGCAACGCGAAGTGCCGCCTGGTGCGCGACGGCAACGTAATCACCACGGACGCGACGATCCAGTCGCTGCGCCGCGAGAAGGATGACGTCACGGAGGTGGACAAGGGTTACGAGTGCGGCATGGTCCTGTCCTACCCGGACATCCAGGTCGACGACGTGGTCCAGGTCTACGAGATGGTTGAGGTTCCGCGCGACTAA
- the truB gene encoding tRNA pseudouridine(55) synthase TruB — protein MSFAPDPLASSGIVVVDKPAGMTSHDVVARLRRFFHTRKVGHAGTLDPMATGVLVAGIERGTKLLAHLVAEDKVYTATIRLGAATTTDDAEGEVTSTADASHITDADIAAGIGELTGDTMQVPSSVSAIKIGGRRAHELVRSGETVDIPPRAVTVFSFDVLGVRREASVVDVDVRVHCSKGTYIRSLARDLGAALGVGGHLTALRREAVGAFTLADSRSLTELENAPTLSLSLDEALTRAWPVIDVTAAEYEALAMGKWLEPRGTRGVHAAVGPHGRAVALVKEQGKRLSTVFVARPSTL, from the coding sequence ATGAGTTTTGCCCCTGACCCGCTTGCCAGCTCCGGAATCGTTGTGGTGGACAAGCCCGCCGGGATGACAAGCCACGACGTCGTCGCCCGCCTGCGCCGCTTCTTCCACACCCGCAAGGTGGGCCACGCGGGCACCCTCGACCCGATGGCGACCGGCGTGCTTGTCGCCGGCATCGAGCGCGGCACCAAACTGCTCGCCCACCTAGTCGCCGAGGACAAGGTCTACACCGCAACGATCCGGCTCGGGGCCGCGACCACCACCGACGACGCTGAGGGCGAGGTCACCTCCACCGCCGACGCGTCCCACATCACGGACGCAGACATCGCGGCCGGGATCGGCGAGCTGACCGGCGACACCATGCAGGTGCCGTCGAGCGTCTCGGCGATCAAGATCGGGGGCCGGCGCGCCCACGAGCTGGTGCGCTCGGGCGAAACCGTCGACATTCCGCCACGGGCGGTCACCGTGTTTAGCTTCGACGTGTTGGGGGTGCGTCGAGAAGCAAGCGTTGTCGACGTCGACGTGCGCGTGCACTGCTCGAAGGGCACCTACATCCGCTCGCTGGCCCGCGACCTCGGAGCCGCACTCGGCGTGGGCGGGCACCTCACCGCGCTGCGCCGCGAAGCCGTCGGCGCGTTCACGCTCGCCGATTCCCGCAGCCTCACCGAGCTCGAGAACGCCCCCACCCTGTCGCTGAGCCTAGACGAGGCGCTGACCCGCGCCTGGCCGGTGATCGACGTCACGGCCGCGGAGTACGAGGCCCTGGCCATGGGCAAGTGGCTGGAGCCGCGGGGCACACGCGGTGTACACGCCGCCGTCGGCCCCCACGGGCGCGCCGTCGCGCTAGTCAAGGAGCAGGGCAAGCGCCTCTCGACGGTGTTCGTCGCCCGGCCGTCCACCCTGTAG
- a CDS encoding IS3 family transposase (programmed frameshift), with the protein MRARSSLSEHQREQLVECFEQGMSYGTAAKTLGVSKYAVRTLRRRFQLHGRLCLVEKPTKQQHSFDIKKEVVQRHLAGETKMDLAREFGLSSDQLVKDWSRKWRKGGDDALKPKPKGRPKGSSAPKRLTEEEKLRRQIERLEAENAYPKKIAGLEEPGTRLKVQAIVILKSHHRLEYLLEAAGIPRSTFFYHQKRRGEPDRHAVLKDAIRESFERNKHRYGYRRVLLDLRNQGWVVNHKLVYKLMHEMGLRAKVRQHRPYISYSGTVSRIADNKLERKFTPDKPNTVFVSDVTEFRIAGRKVYLSPVMDLFDRSIVAHTVATSPSTAFTTDSLSKAIAACAPETGWMMHTDQGFQYQHSTWRKLIDEHGGVQSMSRKANCYDNAVMENFFGHLKTEMYHGEVFDTVAEFNQAIDEYIGWYNTERVQQRLKGLTPMQYRNQTLQPLTA; encoded by the exons TTGAGAGCACGAAGTTCGCTGAGCGAACATCAGCGTGAGCAGCTGGTGGAGTGTTTCGAGCAAGGCATGAGCTACGGAACCGCTGCCAAGACTCTTGGTGTCTCCAAATACGCCGTCCGTACGCTGCGTCGTCGGTTTCAGCTGCATGGCAGGCTATGTCTTGTGGAGAAACCGACAAAGCAGCAGCACTCGTTCGACATCAAGAAGGAAGTTGTCCAACGCCACCTTGCCGGCGAGACAAAGATGGATCTTGCACGCGAGTTTGGCCTGTCGTCAGACCAACTCGTCAAAGATTGGTCCCGGAAATGGCGTAAAGGTGGCGATGACGCGTTAAAACCGAAGCCGAAGGGCAGGCCCAAAGGCTCGTCCGCGCCGAAGAGGCTCACGGAAGAGGAGAAGCTGCGCCGCCAGATCGAGCGGTTGGAAGCGGAAAACGCCTACC CTAAAAAAATTGCGGGACTTGAGGAACCAGGGACACGTCTGAAAGTCCAGGCGATCGTCATCCTCAAGTCGCACCACCGCCTGGAGTACCTGCTAGAGGCAGCAGGTATCCCGCGGTCGACGTTCTTCTACCACCAGAAACGACGCGGTGAGCCGGATAGGCATGCTGTGCTCAAAGACGCGATCCGGGAGAGCTTCGAACGCAACAAGCATCGCTACGGCTACCGGCGAGTACTACTGGACCTGCGTAATCAGGGGTGGGTGGTCAACCACAAACTCGTCTACAAACTCATGCATGAGATGGGTCTTCGAGCCAAGGTCCGCCAGCACAGGCCTTACATCTCCTACTCCGGAACCGTCAGCCGCATCGCTGACAACAAGCTCGAGCGCAAATTCACCCCGGATAAGCCAAACACCGTCTTTGTCAGCGATGTCACCGAGTTCAGAATCGCAGGCCGCAAGGTGTATTTGTCGCCGGTGATGGACTTGTTCGACCGCTCAATCGTCGCTCACACCGTGGCTACATCGCCGTCGACAGCATTTACCACCGATTCTTTATCCAAGGCGATCGCAGCGTGTGCACCTGAAACCGGGTGGATGATGCACACCGATCAAGGTTTCCAGTACCAGCACTCGACTTGGCGCAAACTCATTGACGAACACGGTGGTGTTCAGTCGATGTCGCGTAAAGCCAACTGTTACGACAACGCGGTCATGGAGAACTTCTTTGGACACTTGAAAACCGAGATGTACCACGGTGAAGTTTTCGACACGGTCGCAGAGTTCAACCAAGCGATCGACGAGTACATCGGGTGGTACAACACCGAACGCGTCCAACAACGACTAAAGGGTCTGACTCCGATGCAATATCGGAATCAGACCCTTCAACCCCTAACCGCCTAG
- the rbfA gene encoding 30S ribosome-binding factor RbfA → MADNSRAQRLAKQIQTIVASSIEREVKDPRLELVTVTDARVTGDLHDATVYYTVRGRNINDEPDYDQAAEALHRARGQIRKIVGDQLNVRFTPTISFEMDTVPEASARMEELLNRARARDAELARLREGAKPAGEGNPYRNVEE, encoded by the coding sequence ATGGCTGACAACTCACGCGCGCAGCGTTTGGCGAAGCAGATTCAGACAATCGTTGCGTCCTCCATCGAGCGCGAGGTGAAGGATCCGCGCTTGGAGCTGGTCACGGTCACTGACGCTCGGGTCACAGGCGACCTGCACGACGCGACGGTGTACTACACCGTCCGCGGGCGCAACATCAACGACGAGCCGGACTACGACCAAGCCGCCGAGGCGCTGCACCGCGCCCGCGGGCAGATCCGCAAGATCGTGGGCGACCAGCTCAACGTGCGCTTCACGCCGACGATCTCGTTTGAGATGGACACGGTGCCGGAGGCCTCCGCGCGGATGGAGGAGCTGCTCAACCGCGCACGCGCCCGCGACGCCGAGCTCGCGCGCCTGCGCGAGGGTGCGAAGCCGGCGGGTGAGGGCAACCCCTACAGAAACGTCGAAGAGTAG
- the nusA gene encoding transcription termination factor NusA: protein MNIDLNALKVISVEHGIDRDDLLETIARALLWAYRDYRETPPAEGQKARVEIDADTGDVSVLVSEVDDEGAVISEYDDTPVNFSRIGAPTVLDAIKKRVREAEAGRAFTEYSEFEGQVVSGVVQRDANAEARGLIVVELGTEADPQDGILLPAEQIPGEKLKHGDRIKAFVVGVNKGEQKVQVNLSRTHPELVRGLFALEVPEVADGTVEIVAIAREAGHRSKVAVQAKVKGVNAKGACIGPRGARVTNIMQQLGGEKIDIIDYSADPAKYVGNSLAPSKVVRVEVLDLEGQAARVTVPDYQLSLAIGKEGQNARLAARLTGWKIDIHSDAADASQA from the coding sequence GTGAATATTGACCTCAACGCCCTGAAGGTAATTTCCGTCGAGCACGGCATCGACCGTGACGACTTGCTCGAAACCATCGCCAGGGCCCTGCTATGGGCGTACCGCGACTACCGCGAGACCCCGCCGGCCGAGGGGCAGAAGGCCCGAGTCGAGATCGACGCCGACACCGGTGACGTCTCCGTGCTGGTCAGCGAGGTAGACGATGAAGGCGCGGTGATCTCCGAGTACGACGACACCCCCGTGAACTTCTCGCGCATCGGCGCGCCCACGGTGCTCGACGCCATTAAAAAGCGCGTGCGCGAGGCGGAGGCGGGCCGCGCCTTCACCGAGTACTCCGAGTTTGAGGGACAGGTTGTCTCGGGCGTCGTCCAGCGCGATGCGAACGCTGAGGCGCGCGGCCTGATCGTCGTCGAGCTCGGCACGGAGGCCGACCCGCAGGACGGCATCCTGCTGCCGGCGGAGCAGATTCCGGGCGAGAAGCTCAAGCACGGCGACCGCATCAAGGCGTTCGTCGTGGGTGTGAACAAGGGTGAGCAGAAGGTCCAGGTCAACCTGTCTCGGACCCACCCGGAACTCGTGCGCGGCCTATTCGCGCTCGAGGTTCCTGAGGTCGCCGATGGCACCGTCGAGATCGTCGCGATTGCCCGCGAGGCGGGGCACCGCTCCAAGGTGGCCGTCCAGGCCAAGGTCAAGGGCGTTAACGCCAAGGGCGCCTGCATCGGGCCGCGCGGCGCGCGCGTGACCAACATCATGCAGCAGCTCGGCGGGGAGAAGATCGACATCATCGACTACTCCGCGGACCCGGCGAAATACGTCGGCAACTCTCTCGCGCCGTCGAAGGTCGTGCGCGTCGAGGTGCTCGACCTCGAGGGCCAGGCCGCGCGGGTGACGGTGCCGGACTACCAGCTCTCGCTGGCGATCGGCAAGGAAGGCCAAAACGCGCGCCTGGCCGCGCGCCTGACCGGGTGGAAGATCGACATCCACTCCGACGCGGCCGACGCCTCGCAGGCCTAG
- a CDS encoding DHH family phosphoesterase codes for MAQMFPGLESEFAAAARVLVDAPSVAVVTHIKPDADAVGSACALMAGLRQLGITANAYIGQRAPHPGNLATVPFVDEITYTCEPPTEDLIVTVDCASADRTGAFCAAVEADPARVLVVDHHASNPLFGARNLVVAAESTTAIVRELFYHMNVALDADIAYCLYAGLVTDTGNFRWGTPRMHHLAAELMDFGLNTRKIAMDLMDALTPADMRHVGAVLASLEAYEVRGHTVSVFTIDAAAIDLMSQTAVECIIDYARSVQGSDVGVVLKQQGVQYWNVSLRSVTIDVARVAGLLGGGGHRPAAGYSARGTRDQVIESLLGALP; via the coding sequence ATGGCGCAGATGTTCCCCGGCCTCGAGTCCGAGTTCGCCGCCGCCGCGCGCGTGCTTGTCGACGCCCCCTCGGTCGCCGTCGTCACGCACATCAAGCCCGACGCCGACGCGGTGGGCTCGGCCTGCGCGCTGATGGCGGGGCTGCGCCAACTCGGGATCACGGCGAACGCGTACATCGGCCAGCGCGCCCCACACCCGGGCAACCTGGCGACGGTGCCGTTCGTCGACGAGATTACCTACACCTGCGAGCCGCCGACCGAGGACCTCATCGTCACCGTCGACTGCGCCTCGGCCGACCGCACTGGCGCGTTTTGTGCGGCGGTCGAGGCCGACCCTGCGCGGGTGCTGGTGGTCGACCACCACGCGTCGAACCCGCTGTTCGGTGCGCGCAACCTCGTGGTGGCCGCGGAGTCGACCACCGCGATCGTGCGGGAGCTGTTCTACCACATGAACGTGGCACTCGACGCCGACATCGCGTACTGCCTGTACGCGGGGTTGGTCACGGATACGGGCAACTTCCGCTGGGGGACGCCGCGGATGCACCACCTCGCCGCGGAGCTGATGGACTTTGGTCTTAACACCCGCAAGATTGCGATGGACCTCATGGATGCGCTCACGCCCGCGGACATGCGCCACGTCGGCGCGGTGCTGGCCTCGCTCGAGGCCTACGAGGTGCGGGGACACACCGTGTCGGTGTTCACGATCGACGCCGCGGCGATCGACCTGATGAGCCAGACGGCGGTGGAGTGCATCATCGACTACGCGCGTAGCGTCCAGGGCAGCGACGTCGGCGTGGTGCTCAAACAGCAGGGCGTGCAGTATTGGAACGTCTCACTGCGCTCGGTCACTATCGACGTCGCCCGGGTCGCCGGGTTGCTCGGCGGGGGAGGCCACCGGCCCGCGGCCGGGTACTCTGCCCGCGGCACGCGGGATCAGGTGATCGAAAGCCTGCTTGGCGCGTTGCCATGA
- a CDS encoding MATE family efflux transporter, with the protein MTADVTVTPRRVLGLALPALGVLAANPLYLLLDTAVVGRLGTAELAALAAGTAVQSTVTVQLTFLSYGTTARASRLFGAGRRADAVAEGVQATWVAVAVGMALATLIWGFAQPIALFLTNDPATAAASASWMHVAALAIPLTLIIMAGNGWLRGVQNTRLPFILTLCGIVPGAALLPFFVDRFGLVGSAWANVLGIGITSALFLATLVREYAAHQGSWAPRWGVIRSQLVMGRDLILRSMSFQISMLAAAAVAGRFGVAALAAHQILLQLWNFLTLVLDSLAIAAQTLTGSALGRGEVTQARRVGEFATRYSMVFASVLALVFALAGRGIWALFTRDPDVVNQLVVPWWMLVVMIVVGGVVFALDGALLGAGDVAFLRTLTIASVLGVFFPVTLAALAFGWGLPGVWAGLLASVVIRLAGVVVRFRSMKWAIAGEAV; encoded by the coding sequence ATGACAGCGGATGTGACGGTCACCCCGCGGAGAGTGCTGGGCCTCGCACTTCCCGCGCTCGGTGTCCTGGCCGCGAACCCGCTCTACCTGCTGCTCGACACCGCCGTGGTGGGCCGGCTGGGTACGGCGGAGCTCGCCGCTCTAGCCGCCGGCACCGCCGTGCAGTCCACCGTGACGGTGCAGCTGACCTTCCTGTCCTACGGCACCACCGCGCGAGCGTCGCGGCTCTTCGGCGCTGGCCGCCGCGCCGACGCGGTGGCGGAAGGGGTGCAAGCCACCTGGGTCGCCGTCGCAGTCGGCATGGCGCTCGCCACGTTGATCTGGGGCTTCGCCCAGCCCATCGCGCTGTTTCTCACCAACGACCCTGCCACCGCCGCGGCCTCAGCAAGCTGGATGCACGTCGCTGCCCTCGCCATCCCGCTGACGCTGATCATCATGGCCGGAAACGGCTGGCTGCGCGGGGTGCAAAACACGCGGCTGCCCTTCATCCTCACGCTGTGCGGGATCGTCCCCGGGGCAGCCCTGTTGCCATTTTTCGTCGACCGCTTCGGCCTCGTCGGCTCCGCCTGGGCGAACGTCTTGGGCATCGGGATAACCTCGGCGCTGTTCCTGGCCACCCTGGTGCGCGAGTACGCCGCGCACCAGGGGTCGTGGGCGCCGCGCTGGGGCGTGATCCGCAGCCAGCTCGTCATGGGGCGCGACCTAATCCTGCGGTCGATGTCGTTTCAGATCTCCATGCTTGCCGCCGCGGCGGTGGCGGGTCGTTTCGGCGTCGCCGCGCTGGCGGCGCACCAGATCCTGCTGCAGCTGTGGAACTTCCTTACCCTCGTGCTGGATTCGCTCGCGATCGCGGCGCAGACACTCACGGGCTCGGCGCTGGGCCGCGGCGAGGTCACGCAAGCGCGCCGCGTCGGTGAGTTCGCGACGCGTTATTCCATGGTCTTCGCGTCCGTCCTCGCGCTCGTCTTCGCCCTGGCAGGTCGCGGTATCTGGGCGCTGTTTACCCGGGACCCGGACGTTGTGAACCAGCTCGTCGTGCCGTGGTGGATGCTCGTGGTCATGATCGTCGTCGGCGGCGTGGTCTTCGCACTCGACGGCGCGCTGCTCGGGGCGGGTGACGTGGCGTTCCTGCGCACGCTTACTATCGCCTCCGTGCTCGGCGTCTTCTTCCCCGTCACACTCGCCGCCCTCGCCTTCGGGTGGGGCCTGCCCGGTGTGTGGGCCGGGCTGCTGGCGTCCGTGGTCATCCGGCTTGCGGGTGTTGTCGTTCGGTTCCGTTCGATGAAATGGGCCATCGCGGGTGAGGCCGTGTGA